A genomic stretch from uncultured Pseudodesulfovibrio sp. includes:
- a CDS encoding ABC transporter substrate-binding protein: protein MAIALVSVVLTVASLHPAFADTRTIVDMRGKKVTIPMAPKRVITLDDGFSAGVMTSLGVQDAIIAVGSHCPIKIFKYTYPAMNGEEYTYLDGMNPVGFLNPRLRDVPMMATYGQSTNFEELAKLEPDLVFMRVGSCHSNDDSEILKRKMKMIEAMGIPLVILNGPPTFCDPTVEHISEEIRIVGEAFGKEKEAMELARYLESIITMIRTRTADITEDQRPSVLLFGLSPKARGEGGAGTAQGEDTIESYFIEDIVKGRNAFKGSGSFSVINAEHVFAMDPDVIILPTAWGYHPPKELYTAPYYSKLSSLSAVKNHRVVALPWTPCNCAKRIEYPIEVMVMAKAAHPDLFKDITVNEWVLDFYKKVYHVDDTTAKGLRSTQWLDWTVEEQW from the coding sequence ATGGCAATCGCACTGGTTTCTGTCGTGCTGACTGTTGCCAGCCTTCATCCCGCCTTTGCCGACACCCGCACGATTGTCGATATGCGCGGCAAGAAAGTCACCATCCCGATGGCTCCCAAACGTGTCATCACGCTGGATGACGGATTCAGTGCAGGAGTCATGACATCCCTCGGTGTGCAGGATGCCATCATCGCTGTTGGCTCTCATTGCCCGATCAAGATATTCAAATATACCTACCCGGCAATGAACGGCGAGGAGTATACCTACCTGGACGGCATGAACCCCGTGGGCTTCCTCAATCCCCGCCTGCGCGACGTGCCCATGATGGCCACCTACGGTCAATCCACAAACTTCGAAGAACTGGCAAAACTCGAACCGGATCTCGTCTTCATGCGGGTCGGATCGTGCCACTCCAATGACGACAGCGAAATCCTCAAACGCAAGATGAAGATGATTGAAGCCATGGGCATTCCGCTCGTGATTCTCAACGGGCCTCCGACATTCTGCGACCCCACCGTCGAGCACATCAGCGAAGAAATCCGCATCGTGGGGGAGGCTTTCGGCAAGGAAAAGGAAGCGATGGAATTGGCGCGATACCTGGAAAGCATCATTACCATGATACGCACCAGGACCGCCGATATCACCGAGGACCAGCGTCCCAGCGTCCTGCTCTTCGGCCTGAGCCCCAAAGCCCGAGGTGAAGGCGGAGCCGGAACAGCGCAGGGCGAAGACACCATCGAATCCTACTTCATTGAAGACATCGTCAAGGGACGCAATGCATTCAAGGGCTCCGGCAGTTTTTCTGTCATCAATGCCGAGCATGTCTTTGCCATGGACCCGGATGTCATCATTCTACCAACAGCATGGGGATATCATCCGCCCAAGGAACTCTACACAGCTCCATACTACAGCAAGCTTTCGAGCCTGAGTGCCGTCAAGAACCACCGTGTCGTGGCCCTGCCCTGGACACCGTGCAACTGCGCCAAGCGCATTGAATATCCCATCGAAGTCATGGTCATGGCCAAGGCAGCCCACCCTGATCTCTTCAAGGATATCACCGTGAACGAATGGGTGCTGGACTTCTACAAGAAGGTCTACCACGTGGACGACACCACGGCGAAAGGTCTGCGGTCTACCCAGTGGCTTGACTGGACCGTCGAAGAACAGTGGTAA